One window of the Zygotorulaspora mrakii chromosome 6, complete sequence genome contains the following:
- a CDS encoding RidA family protein (similar to Saccharomyces cerevisiae HMF1 (YER057C) and MMF1 (YIL051C); ancestral locus Anc_7.238): MFVRSGLIKLPFQRAMTTLTPVATKNAPPAAASYSQAMKANNLVFVSGQIPYTPDNKPVEGSIADKAEQVFKNVSAILEASNSSFEKVVKVNVFLADIKSFAEFNTVYAKYFSVHKPARSCVAAAALPLNVDLEMEVIAAEND, translated from the coding sequence ATGTTTGTAAGAAGCGGCCTAATCAAATTACCATTCCAGAGAGCCATGACCACTTTAACCCCAGTTGCAACCAAGAATGCTCCACCAGCTGCAGCATCCTACTCACAAGCTATGAAAGCTAACAATCTAGTCTTCGTTTCAGGCCAAATTCCATACACTCCAGATAACAAGCCAGTTGAAGGTTCCATCGCCGACAAAGCTGAACAAGTCTTCAAGAATGTCTCTGCAATTTTGGAGGCCAGTAACtcctcttttgaaaaagttgtgAAAGTCAATGTTTTCCTAGCTGATATCAAGAGCTTTGCCGAATTCAATACAGTTTATGCCAAGTACTTTTCAGTCCACAAGCCTGCAAGATCTTGTGTTGCTGCTGCGGCACTTCCATTAAACGTCGATTTGGAAATGGAAGTCATTGCTGCTGAGAACGATTAG
- the CEM1 gene encoding fatty acid synthase CEM1 (similar to Saccharomyces cerevisiae CEM1 (YER061C); ancestral locus Anc_7.242), translating into MSRRVVVTGLGCITPLGTTLKQSWSNLLASKSGVVPITSLPNYKSDYEQFANSVPPTVVVGKIPELQEQVGLVTDQDARRVSDFTKLAILASHEALSHADLLEKRSGDEVSIDQSKANLYRFGCVIGTGIASIQDFYSTSVSFHNDRKRVNPVFVPKILTNMAAGNVSIKFNLKGVSHCASTACATGNNSIGDAFNFIRLGMADVCLAGASESCIHPLSLAGFIRTKSITVDDGVSRPFDAKRSGFVLGEGAGMLVLESLENAERRGADILAEIVGYGLSSDAFHITSPCSDGNGAMRAIQMALDMGKVNTEQIGYVNAHATSTVLGDRAESIAIKSALLPGPRSGLDGNLLFVSSNKGAIGHLLGAAGAVESIFTIMSLKDEIMPHTLNLENISGAKGDNYEKDFSGITFIKDKPIVNPNLEYALCNSFGFGGVNTSLLFKKWVK; encoded by the coding sequence ATGTCAAGAAGGGTTGTGGTGACTGGTTTGGGCTGCATAACGCCACTTGGTACCACGCTTAAACAGTCATGGAGTAATTTGCTGGCTTCGAAATCTGGTGTAGTTCCAATAACCTCTTTGCCTAATTACAAATCGGATTACGAGCAGTTTGCAAACAGCGTGCCTCCAACAGTAGTAGTTGGTAAGATACCGGAGCTACAAGAGCAGGTGGGTCTAGTTACTGATCAAGATGCAAGAAGGGTGTCTGATTTCACTAAGTTGGCTATACTCGCGTCTCATGAGGCGTTGAGCCATGCTGATTTACTTGAGAAAAGGAGTGGAGATGAGGTATCCATCGATCAGAGTAAGGCGAACTTGTACAGGTTTGGGTGCGTAATAGGCACAGGGATAGCTTCTATTCAGGATTTTTACTCCACAAGTGTGAGCTTCCATAACGATCGCAAGAGAGTGAATCCGGTTTTCGTGCCGAAGATTCTCACCAATATGGCTGCCGGTAATGTGTCAATAAAGTTCAATTTGAAGGGTGTCTCGCACTGTGCCTCCACCGCGTGCGCAACCGGCAATAATTCCATCGGCGACGCATTCAACTTCATTCGACTTGGGATGGCAGATGTATGCTTGGCTGGAGCTAGTGAATCGTGCATACATCCGTTGAGTCTTGCCGGCTTTATAAGAACGAAAAGTATCACCGTGGATGACGGGGTATCACGACCCTTTGATGCGAAACGATCTGGATTTGTTCTGGGGGAAGGCGCCGGTATGCTTGTGTTGGAGTCGTTAGAAAATGCTGAAAGACGTGGGGCCGACATCCTTGCAGAAATTGTTGGGTACGGACTAAGTAGCGATGCTTTCCATATTACTTCACCATGTTCAGATGGTAATGGTGCAATGCGAGCTATTCAAATGGCATTAGACATGGGGAAGGTAAATACGGAGCAGATAGGCTATGTCAATGCGCATGCAACTTCAACGGTACTTGGTGATAGAGCAGAAAGTATTGCAATTAAATCTGCTCTTTTACCAGGACCGAGATCAGGTCTAGATGGAAATTTGTTGTTTGTATCTAGTAATAAAGGTGCAATTGGTCACTTATTAGGGGCTGCTGGTGCTGTAGAAAGCATTTTTACTATAATGTCACTGAAGGATGAGATAATGCCGCATACCTTGAACTTAGAGAACATCTCGGGTGCAAAAGGCGACAATTACGAGAAGGATTTCAGTGGTATCACTTTTATCAAGGATAAACCGATAGTTAATCCAAATTTGGAGTATGCATTATGTAATAGTTTCGGATTCGGTGGCGTCAATACATCATTACTGTTTAAGAAATGGGTAAAATAG
- a CDS encoding uncharacterized protein (similar to Saccharomyces cerevisiae YIL055C; ancestral locus Anc_7.245) produces the protein MECNIEFIMPILFPNLVTVYHSSDATSVSSFDNQDWYLIPNVMNSHFNSVMDSRPIVLRIDNLPPGKNWKQIKYLIGGIIHHSSVLKVKLLPLMTSLVPPFISFQSCIVTLKSSLDEDSLNDLLMELNTYQWDYYNLYAYTLPIPAPPPPPPLSPPLNQIISSDFESSTDNEHSSNESTPNTAKKTFLYPMPPPGALQGGLPNVLPNGIPSVIAAGMPAMSPAPMMNPQQLAANASMPPQPMMNLPTQRRPYYQPAVLTFNQRSSFGPLPNNMRMKNNSLSAYSYYPQNNRAMATGQSESFKSFSKQVNGNLSGASSSRGLKQIFNERSFRKQMTGRGMFQLQIENFPPYLKMETLISLNEQQEVQLREKGPKIIATSQPDLFGRLRWTILKDYIKSRCPKLLNLQEKLKSQSETSQDGVATNNTREFYVGVYEDDEVQVQLNIISQDDTQDKVGKKDTTAVEGPTTDEEKDIQKNIVNAVIYKAIVGFNDKELYDTCFENLRDQEYSLGYKLKVSRLSPFEENKNGGTGNSDNTGN, from the coding sequence ATGGAATGTAATATTGAGTTTATAATGCCCATCTTATTCCCTAATTTAGTGACAGTATATCATAGCAGTGACGCCACTTCTGTATCATCATTTGATAACCAAGATTGGTATCTTATACCAAACGTCATGAATAGTCACTTCAATAGTGTAATGGATTCAAGGCCGATTGTCTTAAGAATTGATAATCTTCCCCCGGGGAAAAACTGGAAACAGATAAAATACTTGATTGGTGGGATTATTCATCATTCTAGCGTTCTGAAAGTAAAACTGCTTCCATTAATGACGTCTCTGGTACCACCTTTCATATCTTTCCAGAGCTGTATCGTTACATTGAAGTCATCATTGGATGAGGATTCCCTAAATGATTTATTGATGGAACTGAACACCTACCAATGGGATTATTATAACCTATATGCATACACTCTGCCTATTCCGGCACCGCCGCCACCTCCTCCACTCTCGCCACCTTTAAACCAAATTATATCCAGTGATTTCGAAAGCTCAACAGATAACGAACACTCGAGCAATGAGAGTACTCCAAATactgcaaaaaaaacatttctATACCCTATGCCGCCACCTGGAGCATTACAAGGCGGCTTGCCAAATGTTTTACCAAACGGTATACCCTCTGTAATTGCCGCAGGGATGCCTGCCATGTCACCAGCACCCATGATGAATCCTCAGCAGCTCGCCGCAAACGCCTCGATGCCACCTCAAccaatgatgaatttaCCGACACAACGGCGCCCCTACTATCAGCCGGCCGTTTTAACATTCAATCAAAGGTCCTCATTTGGTCCGCTTCCCAATAAtatgagaatgaaaaataattcaCTTTCTGCATATTCTTATTATCCACAGAATAATCGAGCCATGGCAACTGGCCAAAGCGAGTCGTTTAAATCGTTTTCGAAGCAAGTCAATGGTAATTTGAGTGGTGCAAGTAGCTCAAGGGGCCTTAAGCAAATTTTCAACGAACGAAGCTTTAGAAAACAAATGACAGGGAGAGGTATGTTTCAAttacaaattgaaaatttcccTCCCTATTTAAAGATGGAGACCTTGATAAGCTTGAATGAGCAGCAAGAAGTTCAATTAAGAGAAAAGGGCCCGAAAATCATTGCAACTAGTCAACCGGATCTGTTCGGAAGGCTAAGGTGGACAATATTGAAAGACTATATAAAATCAAGATGTCCCAAATTATTAAATTTACAAGAAAAACTAAAATCACAGTCAGAAACATCACAGGATGGTGTTGCAACAAATAATACAAGAGAATTTTATGTCGGGGTGTATGAAGACGACGAAGTCCAAGTACAGTTGAACATAATTTCACAGGATGATACCCAGGACAAGGTAGGAAAAAAGGATACTACAGCGGTAGAGGGACCCACAAcggatgaagaaaaggatatacaaaaaaatattgtaAATGCGGTTATTTACAAAGCAATCGTGGGATTTAACGATAAGGAATTGTATGATACgtgttttgaaaacttgCGGGATCAAGAATATTCATTGGGTTACAAATTGAAGGTTAGTCGCTTATCTCCGTTTGAAGAGAATAAAAACGGTGGTACAGGTAACAGCGATAATAcaggaaattga
- the PET117 gene encoding Pet117p (similar to Saccharomyces cerevisiae PET117 (YER058W); ancestral locus Anc_7.239), producing MSRASKITFGLSCLLTGSTVVGVHLVQNMERETLHQGPIKDAKRVAEKNQRKLELSQQQVQQPDAAGSDPEKNRQKMLNKSEHQLQQELRKKYESIQPLSGEIVTKGGEAVNNSK from the coding sequence ATGAGCAGAGCCAGTAAGATTACATTTGGTCTCTCGTGTCTTTTAACGGGCAGCACCGTGGTGGGTGTGCATCTCGTTCAAAACATGGAGAGGGAAACGCTACATCAGGGCCCAATCAAAGATGCTAAGAGAGTGGCAGAGAAAAATCAACGGAAGCTTGAACTGTCACAGCAGCAAGTGCAACAACCGGATGCAGCAGGCAGCGATCCGGAGAAAAACAGACAGAAAATGCTGAACAAGAGTGAGCATCAGTTACAGCAAgaattgaggaaaaaatacGAATCGATACAGCCCCTGTCTGGGGAAATTGTGACCAAGGGTGGAGAGGCCGTCAACAATAGTAAATAG
- a CDS encoding HAD family hydrolase (similar to Saccharomyces cerevisiae HOR2 (YER062C) and RHR2 (YIL053W); ancestral locus Anc_7.243), whose product MPLTTKPLSLKVNAALFDVDGTIIISQPAIAAFWRDFGKDKPYFDAEHVINISHGWRTYDAIAKFAPDYADEDYVTKLEGEIPEKYGKHSIEVPGAVKLCNDLNKLPKEKWAVATSGTRDMARKWFDILGIRRPKYFITANDVTQGKPFPEPYIKGRDGLGFPINKEDPSKSKVIVFEDAPAGIAAGKAAGCKIVGIATTFDLQFLIDKGCDIIVKNHESIQVGAYDAQTDEVEFIFNDYLYAKDDLLKW is encoded by the coding sequence ATGCCTCTAACAACTAAACCATTGTCTCTAAAAGTCAACGCCGCCTTGTTCGATGTTGATGGTACCATCATCATCTCTCAACCGGCCATTGCCGCCTTCTGGAGAGACTTCGGAAAAGACAAGCCATACTTTGACGCTGAACATGTCATCAACATTTCCCACGGCTGGAGAACTTACGATGCCATCGCTAAATTCGCTCCAGACTATGCTGATGAAGACTATGTCACCAAATTGGAAGGTGAAATCCCAGAAAAGTACGGTAAGCACTCTATTGAAGTGCCAGGTGCCGTCAAGCTTTGTAACGACCTAAACAAATTGCCAAAGGAGAAATGGGCTGTCGCTACCTCCGGTACCCGTGACATGGCTAGAAAATGGTTTGACATCTTGGGTATCAGGAGACCTAAATATTTCATCACTGCCAACGACGTCACTCAAGGTAAGCCATTCCCAGAACCTTACATCAAGGGCAGAGACGGTTTAGGTTTCCCAATCAACAAGGAAGACCCATCGAAATCCAAGGTCATTGTCTTTGAAGACGCCCCAGCCGGTATTGCTGCCGGTAAAGCTGCAGGTTGTAAGATTGTCGGTATTGCTACTACCTTCGACCTACAATTCTTGATCGACAAGGGCTGTGACATCATTGTCAAGAACCATGAATCCATCCAAGTCGGCGCTTACGATGCCCAAACCGACGAAGTTGAATTCATCTTTAACGACTACCTTTACGCAAAGGACGACTTATTGAAATGGTAA
- the RPL34A gene encoding 60S ribosomal protein eL34 RPL34A (similar to Saccharomyces cerevisiae RPL34A (YER056C- A) and RPL34B (YIL052C); ancestral locus Anc_7.237) — protein sequence MAQRVTYRRRNPYNTRSNKIKTVKTPGGILRAQHVKKLAKRPRCGDTGVPLQGIASLRSRQYATISKTKKTVSRAYGGKLSANSVKERIVRAFLIEEQKVVKRVVKEQTEAAKKDASKKSKKN from the exons ATGGCTCAACGTGTTACCtacagaagaagaaatccAT ACAACACTCGTTCTAACAAGATCAAGACTGTTAAGACCCCAGGTGGTATCTTGCGTGCTCAACATGTCAAGAAGCTTGCCAAGAGACCAAGATGTGGTGACACCGGTGTCCCTCTACAAGGTATCGCTTCTTTGAGATCTAGACAATACGCCACTATCTCCAAGACTAAGAAGACTGTCTCCAGAGCCTACGGTGGTAAATTATCTGCCAACAGTGTCAAGGAGAGAATTGTCAGAGCTTTCTTAATCGAAGAACAAAAGGTCGTCAAGAGAGTTGTCAAGGAACAAACCGAGGCTGCAAAGAAAGATGCTTccaagaaatcaaagaaaaactGA
- the THO1 gene encoding Tho1p (similar to Saccharomyces cerevisiae THO1 (YER063W); ancestral locus Anc_7.244), translating to MTDYNTLTVAQLKEQLKEKDLPVQGLKSELVQRLQESDQAQSNGSESEKASTQDEAPAVETEEKQSAEPAIQLTSETSAEAAPESAPESVPEPASETVPETVPETVPETIQSSETRPEESAESAKLSEEEMKKLALETLNKKLHRSKKFGQDPSQIDALNKMITRVEKFGLDLKSSLAVELGLAKNLVELSKPKPPQKSKNKNMNRKKFRSNKFNSR from the coding sequence ATGACAGATTATAACACATTGACTGTGGCTCAATTGAAGGAAcaattgaaggaaaaagacTTGCCAGTGCAGGGATTGAAGTCCGAACTGGTACAGAGACTCCAAGAAAGTGATCAAGCACAAAGCAATGGGTCGGAGAGTGAAAAAGCATCCACACAAGACGAAGCACCCGCGGTTGAGACAGAAGAAAAGCAGTCCGCTGAGCCTGCGATTCAATTGACCAGTGAAACTTCTGCTGAAGCGGCACCGGAAAGCGCACCGGAAAGTGTACCGGAACCTGCATCAGAAACGGTGCCAGAAACAGTGCCAGAAACAGTTCCAGAAACGATACAGTCATCGGAGACAAGGCCAGAAGAATCCGCTGAATCAGCTAAGCtctctgaagaagaaatgaagaagcTAGCCTTGGAGACGCTTAATAAGAAGCTGCACCGCAGTAAAAAATTTGGGCAGGATCCGTCTCAAATAGATGCATTGAATAAGATGATTACAcgtgttgaaaaattcggccttgatttgaaaagttcattAGCTGTTGAGTTAGGACtagcaaaaaatttggtgGAACTGTCTAAACCTAAACCGCCTCAGAAGAGCAAGAACAAGAATatgaacagaaaaaaatttcgtAGTAACAAGTTTAATTCAAGGTAG
- the DFG10 gene encoding putative polyprenol reductase (similar to Saccharomyces cerevisiae DFG10 (YIL049W); ancestral locus Anc_7.235): MEVGNALQYLLIGYKISFIAGLLCLVIAKCFLPEFLQYGKTLSARAEERDGRLISLSGLVYLTMPKSSFSHFYYLSSALSIITLTTYPRSSLTWLILLHSLRRLYETKYVSKYAAHSRMNWSHYVVGLWFYASLHLILNAKLASNSIPVSLNPVATLIFLMASIEQYKNHHILSNLTKYSLPEKGMFTIVCCPHYLDEILIYVSLVVYNREFAWPLIWVALTLTTSALETQKYYNAKFKDTNRIPSYAIVPYVV; this comes from the coding sequence ATGGAGGTGGGCAATGCATTGCAGTATTTATTGATAGGCTACAAAATATCGTTCATCGCTGGGTTACTTTGCTTAGTTATTGCAAAATGCTTTCTGCCTGAGTTCCTTCAATATGGTAAAACACTAAGTGCCAGAGCAGAGGAACGAGACGGAAGATTAATCTCCCTTTCTGGACTTGTCTATTTAACTATGCCAAAATCATCTTTCtctcatttttattatctCTCGTCGGCACTGTCGATCATTACTCTGACTACTTACCCACGTTCGTCACTTACATGGTTAATATTACTACACTCACTAAGAAGACTCTATGAAACCAAATATGTTTCTAAATATGCAGCTCATTCCCGAATGAACTGGTCGCATTACGTGGTAGGTCTGTGGTTTTACGCAAGTTTACATTTGATATTGAATGCCAAGCTTGCATCCAACAGTATCCCGGTGTCATTGAACCCAGTCGCaacattgatttttttgatggcGTCAATTGAACAATACAAGAATCATCATATCTTGTCTAACCTAACTAAATACAGTCTCCCCGAGAAGGGTATGTTCACAATTGTTTGCTGTCCGCATTACTTGGACGAGATTCTCATCTACGTCTCTTTGGTCGTTTACAATCGCGAGTTCGCCTGGCCATTAATATGGGTAGCATTAACTCTCACTACGTCTGCTCTCGAAACTCAAAAATACTATAACGCCAAGTTCAAAGACACAAACCGTATACCCTCATACGCCATTGTGCCTTATGTTGTGTAA
- the PCL6 gene encoding Pcl6p (similar to Saccharomyces cerevisiae PCL6 (YER059W) and PCL7 (YIL050W); ancestral locus Anc_7.240), protein MYTMSSPSSMSGLAVTHSNSILPTPIPRSVPCVAQQQQHHQRQVSGDLSGQHLDDNMSSDDTESSALASFGVPSAAEGAQAKPLSRMISSSRIITTEETVSSSLSSNSPQRNLSMTSHGQPPPIMSGTIAMGHESDDNDTMIDANNREVTTGDLSLVRPSNHRYSENNGPMVAITREESIKNERELETEDEPDRSWLGKKKLLLDDDNNNNNDENDNNNKGAADSCEIENDDETTCASFDIATFPTLELLEMLTALLDKIVKSNDHLATLNGETNVGNENIHLNSNNVDSLESILSFRGKHVPQISLEHYFQRIQKYCPTTNDVFLSLLVYFDRISRKCNANHGGDSPHFQHSSSVQQQEQEQPQHSQQQQQAFVMDSHNIHRLLIAGVTVSTKFFSDFFYSNSRYARVGGISLQELNHLELQFLVLCDFELLVSTNELQRYADLLYKFWTCSTEVENQQKPNVSMAT, encoded by the coding sequence ATGTACACAATGAGTTCACCATCCTCGATGAGTGGGCTAGCTGTCACTCACAGTAATAGCATACTACCTACTCCGATTCCGCGAAGCGTCCCGTGCGTGGcacagcaacagcagcatcACCAACGACAGGTTTCAGGAGACCTCTCTGGTCAACATCTGGATGATAATATGAGCTCAGATGATACCGAATCTTCAGCATTGGCATCTTTCGGGGTGCCAAGTGCAGCAGAAGGTGCACAAGCAAAACCACTATCGCGAATGATAAGTAGTAGCAGAATCATCACAACAGAGGAGACAGTTTCTAGTTcgctttcttcaaattcgCCTCAGAGAAATCTGTCCATGACATCGCATGGACAACCACCGCCCATAATGTCTGGCACTATCGCTATGGGTCATGAAAGTGATGATAATGACACAATGATCGACGCAAATAATAGGGAAGTTACCACTGGAGATTTATCGCTGGTACGACCTTCCAATCACCGATATAGTGAAAATAATGGTCCCATGGTTGCAATAACAAGGGAAGAGagcatcaaaaatgaaagagaattaGAGACAGAGGATGAACCTGATCGAAGTTGGTTGGGGAAGAAAAAGCTATTACtagatgatgataataacaataataatgatgaaaatgataataataacaaaGGCGCTGCTGATAGTTGCgagattgaaaatgatgatgaaacaaCATGTGcttcatttgatattgCAACTTTTCCAACTTTAGAATTATTGGAAATGTTAACTGCTTTGTTGGATAAAATTGTAAAATCCAACGATCACTTGGCAACATTGAATGGCGAAACCAATGTGGGGAATGAAAATATCCATTTGAATTCTAATAATGTTGATAGTTTGGAATCGATTTTGAGTTTTCGTGGGAAACATGTTCCACAAATTAGTTTAGAGCActattttcaaaggatACAAAAATACTGCCCCACAACAAATGACGTCTTTTTATCTCTTTTGGTTTATTTCGATAGAATTTCCAGAAAGTGCAATGCCAATCATGGCGGTGACAGTCCCCATTTCCAGCATAGTTCCAGTGTTCAGCAACAGGAACAAGAACAACCACAACATTcacagcaacaacaacaagcATTTGTCATGGACTCTCATAATATTCATAGATTACTCATCGCAGGCGTGACTGTAAGcacaaaattttttagtgattttttttacaGTAACTCTCGTTATGCGAGAGTTGGAGGTATTTCTTTACAAGAACTAAATCATTTGGAATTACAATTCCTTGTACTATGTGATTTTGAGCTTTTAGTTTCCACTAATGAACTGCAGAGGTATGCAGATTTATTGTATAAGTTTTGGACTTGCTCTACTGAGGTAGAGAACCAGCAAAAGCCAAACGTATCAATGGCAACTTGA
- the FCY2 gene encoding purine-cytosine permease (similar to Saccharomyces cerevisiae FCY2 (YER056C); ancestral locus Anc_7.236), whose protein sequence is MSGKEAYEIHDLEGNVDRSQSSSEHVGSTNSEKKNPYVDVEDQEYEDEQYASGVAEKSRLGWCRRAVATLLDKAETKGVEPVTDEEKTDISPWGPASMWFSANMVIAAYSLGALGPLVFSLNFGTSVLTIVFFNLLGLVSVAFFSIFGAEFGLRQMVLSRFLLGNLTARAFAFINVIACVGWGVVNTIVSAQLLHMINSGGNQCPPWAGCLIIIGATVLITFFGIRIIHAYERWSWVPNFAVFLVIIARLAKNGSFQNGEWTSGPSTAGGVLSFGSAIFGFASGWTTYASDYTVYMKKEANKYKIFFTFVLCLAFPLFFCMILGAASAMGTFNNTTYADYYNNYSIGGLTYAILVPDSLHGFGQFCCVLLALSTVANNIPNMYSVALSAQATWEPLAKIPRVVWTLAANGATLGISIAAYYKFENFMENFMNSIGYYLAIYISIALSEHFIYRKGFKGYDIDQWNRWDLLPIGIAGCSALFVAGFGVALGMSQTYWTGEIGRLIGDFGGDIGFELGAGFAFIVYNVLRPLEIKYMGR, encoded by the coding sequence ATGTCTGGCAAGGAGGCATATGAGATTCATGATCTAGAGGGGAACGTTGATCGTTCGCAGTCTTCCTCTGAGCACGTCGGAAGCACTAATAGCGAAAAGAAGAATCCATACGTTGATGTTGAGGATCAAGAGTATGAGGACGAGCAATATGCAAGTGGTGTTGCTGAGAAGTCGAGACTAGGATGGTGCCGCAGAGCCGTTGCAACTCTTCTGGATAAGGCAGAGACAAAAGGTGTGGAACCTGTCACTGACGAAGAGAAAACGGACATCTCCCCTTGGGGGCCTGCTTCTATGTGGTTTTCGGCTAACATGGTTATTGCAGCCTATTCGCTGGGTGCGTTGGGTCCATTGGTGTTTAGTCTAAATTTCGGTACATCTGTTTTAACTATTGTATTCTTCAATTTGCTGGGTCTGGTTAGCGTTGCATTCTTCTCCATCTTCGGAGCAGAGTTCGGTTTGAGACAGATGGTTTTATCACGTTTTCTTCTGGGAAATTTGACAGCTAGAGCATTTGCCTTCATTAATGTTATTGCTTGTGTTGGTTGGGGTGTCGTGAATACCATTGTTTCCGCCCAATTGTTGCACATGATCAACAGTGGTGGCAACCAGTGTCCCCCATGGGCTGGTTGTTTGATCATCATTGGTGCTACCGTTTTGATTACCTTCTTTGGTATTAGAATCATTCACGCGTACGAAAGATGGTCGTGGGTACCAAATTTTGCTGTTTTCTTAGTCATTATTGCTCGTTTGGCTAAAAATGGATCTTTCCAAAATGGAGAATGGACATCAGGCCCATCTACTGCAGGTGGTGTCTTATCATTTGGTTCAGCTATCTTCGGTTTCGCATCCGGTTGGACCACTTATGCCTCAGATTACACTGTATACATGAAGAAGGAAGCTAATAAAtacaaaatctttttcactttcgTTTTGTGTTTGGCTTTCCCACTGTTTTTCTGTATGATTCTAGGTGCTGCATCAGCTATGGGTACCTTCAATAATACGACCTATGCCGACTACTACAACAACTATTCTATCGGTGGTTTGACATATGCCATTTTAGTCCCCGACTCTCTTCACGGATTTGGTCAATTTTGCTGTGTTTTACTAGCTCTATCTACTGTCGCCAATAACATTCCAAATATGTACAGTGTTGCTTTATCTGCTCAAGCTACATGGGAACCATTGGCAAAGATTCCAAGAGTTGTCTGGACTTTAGCCGCTAACGGTGCCACTCTAGGTATTTCCATTGCAGCTTATTATAAATTCGAAAACTTTATGGAAAACTTCATGAACTCTATCGGTTACTACCTGGCAATTTATATTTCTATTGCCCTTTCGGAACATTTTATCTATAGGAAAGGTTTCAAAGGTTACGATATCGACCAATGGAATAGATGGGATCTGTTACCTATAGGTATCGCAGGTTGTTCCGCGTTATTCGTTGCCGGTTTTGGTGTCGCTCTAGGTATGTCACAAACTTACTGGACTGGTGAAATTGGCCGTCTGATCGGTGATTTTGGTGGTGATATCGGCTTTGAATTGGGTGCAGGTTTCGCTTTTATCGTCTACAATGTTTTGAGACCTCTAGAAATTAAGTACATGGGCCGTTAA